The Microbacterium sp. LWH7-1.2 genome window below encodes:
- a CDS encoding CDP-glycerol glycerophosphotransferase family protein, with amino-acid sequence MGLVSDGKKAVALVRKAVRNRSAVIDVRRTLAARPPHPPFQYRVAVYFADGAVNMYQMRQWYKPLADLAKTWPVVVLSRAATGAEALLADGALPVAFVPTVRDLERFIAKQDIRLVLYVNQNTRNFQMFRYGRRWHVFINHGESDKMYMTTNQYKAYDYAMIAGDAARERLSRVLWDYDIERRTIEIGRPQADHYSGTLPYTPDDRTVVLYAPTWEGDRPSAHYGSIATHGEALVTALLATGRHRVIYRPHPRSGVVNHEYGAANKRIISALTAANASDPSAQHVFDDGPELGWQLAAADVAVVDISAMVYDRLAADKPLMITRPADPAAAIDTHGYLSACEWLAAADAADIVAHTERVLGDPESVARLEEWVTHYFGDTAPGAATARFRGAVQRLMDDWDAWYARSVADTEDDEPEDEAELDDEG; translated from the coding sequence GCGCAATCGCTCCGCCGTGATCGACGTGCGGCGCACGCTGGCGGCCCGGCCGCCGCACCCGCCGTTCCAGTACCGGGTCGCCGTCTACTTCGCCGACGGCGCGGTCAACATGTACCAGATGCGGCAGTGGTACAAGCCGCTCGCCGACCTCGCCAAGACGTGGCCTGTCGTGGTGCTGAGCCGCGCGGCCACCGGCGCCGAGGCGCTTCTGGCGGACGGCGCCCTTCCGGTGGCGTTCGTGCCGACGGTGCGGGATCTCGAGCGCTTCATCGCCAAGCAGGACATCCGCCTCGTGCTGTACGTGAATCAGAACACGCGGAACTTCCAGATGTTCCGCTACGGCCGGCGCTGGCACGTGTTCATCAACCACGGCGAGTCCGACAAGATGTACATGACGACGAACCAGTACAAGGCGTACGACTACGCGATGATCGCGGGCGACGCCGCGCGCGAACGGCTCTCGCGGGTGCTGTGGGACTACGACATCGAGCGCCGCACGATCGAGATCGGGCGCCCGCAGGCCGACCACTACTCGGGGACCCTGCCGTACACCCCCGATGATCGCACGGTGGTGCTGTACGCGCCCACGTGGGAGGGCGACCGCCCGTCGGCGCACTACGGATCGATCGCCACACATGGTGAGGCGCTCGTCACGGCGCTGCTCGCGACCGGTCGGCATCGGGTGATCTACCGTCCTCACCCGCGCTCGGGCGTCGTGAACCACGAGTACGGCGCCGCGAACAAGCGCATCATCTCGGCACTGACCGCCGCGAACGCGTCGGATCCCTCGGCCCAGCACGTCTTCGACGACGGGCCGGAGCTCGGCTGGCAGCTCGCCGCCGCCGACGTCGCCGTCGTCGACATCTCCGCGATGGTCTACGACCGGCTCGCGGCCGACAAGCCGCTCATGATCACGCGCCCGGCCGACCCCGCCGCCGCGATCGACACGCACGGCTACCTCTCGGCGTGCGAGTGGCTGGCCGCGGCGGATGCCGCCGACATCGTCGCCCACACCGAGCGTGTGCTCGGAGACCCCGAGTCGGTCGCGCGGCTCGAGGAGTGGGTCACGCACTACTTCGGTGACACGGCCCCGGGCGCCGCGACGGCGCGGTTCCGGGGAGCCGTCCAGCGCCTCATGGACGACTGGGACGCCTGGTACGCCCGGTCGGTCGCCGACACCGAGGACGACGAGCCCGAAGACGAAGCGGAACTCGACGACGAGGGCTGA
- a CDS encoding phosphotransferase → MDSTLACLAAWMPRQRWYAAKGRPPSLRLLSWWDLDAEAGGPEDADARVRIRTFLVADEGALPAVLYQIPVVERATETVDADPDHVIGSPVPGTTFIDGPFDPAYAQALLRLISLGGTAHGPQTTAIGRAASSSSAPARATSRVISGEQSNTSLIYEGDGAPVICKVYRQLHAGLNPDIELQEALAGAGSPHVPRPIGSIEGTWPDLATAHGTVHGSLASAQEFLPGVEDAWRVALQAAARGDDFRDEARALGAATAEVHLALAECFPTRTATVADREATAATWERRFAIALAEVPDIAGQRDAAAEVYRRALEVPWPPLQRVHGDFHLGQVLHSPDRGWIMVDFEGEPLRPMAERTQPDLALRDVAGMLRSFDYVAGSLRLDDPDRSADAVLSWARDARGAFVDGYAASAGGLDPRHPLLAALELDKAVYEAIYEARNRPTWVAIPLRAIARLVERPAPVA, encoded by the coding sequence ATGGACAGCACGTTGGCGTGCCTTGCGGCGTGGATGCCGCGGCAGCGGTGGTACGCCGCAAAAGGGCGCCCGCCCAGCCTGCGCCTGCTCTCGTGGTGGGATCTGGACGCCGAGGCCGGCGGCCCCGAGGATGCGGACGCGAGGGTGCGCATCCGCACGTTCCTCGTCGCGGACGAGGGTGCGCTGCCTGCCGTGCTGTACCAGATCCCGGTCGTCGAGCGCGCCACGGAGACCGTCGACGCCGACCCCGACCACGTCATCGGCAGTCCGGTTCCGGGGACGACCTTCATCGACGGCCCGTTCGATCCCGCCTACGCGCAGGCGCTGCTGCGCCTCATCTCGCTCGGCGGCACCGCACATGGTCCGCAGACGACCGCGATCGGGCGAGCGGCATCGTCCAGCTCGGCTCCCGCGCGCGCCACGTCGCGTGTCATCAGCGGCGAGCAGTCGAACACGTCCCTCATCTACGAGGGCGACGGCGCCCCGGTGATCTGCAAGGTGTATCGCCAGCTGCACGCAGGCCTCAATCCCGACATCGAACTGCAGGAGGCGCTGGCCGGAGCCGGATCACCGCACGTGCCGCGCCCGATCGGCTCGATCGAAGGGACGTGGCCCGACCTCGCCACCGCTCACGGCACCGTGCACGGGTCGCTCGCCTCCGCGCAGGAGTTCCTCCCGGGCGTCGAGGACGCGTGGCGCGTTGCACTCCAGGCCGCGGCCAGAGGCGACGACTTCCGCGATGAGGCCCGGGCTCTCGGCGCCGCGACGGCGGAGGTTCATCTCGCCCTCGCCGAGTGCTTCCCGACCCGCACGGCGACAGTGGCCGATCGTGAGGCGACGGCCGCGACGTGGGAGCGGCGGTTCGCGATCGCGCTGGCGGAGGTTCCCGACATCGCCGGTCAGCGGGATGCCGCGGCCGAGGTGTATCGCCGCGCACTCGAGGTGCCGTGGCCGCCACTGCAGCGGGTCCACGGCGACTTCCACCTCGGGCAGGTGCTGCACTCCCCCGACCGTGGCTGGATCATGGTCGATTTCGAGGGCGAGCCCCTCCGCCCGATGGCGGAGCGTACGCAGCCCGATCTCGCGCTGCGGGATGTCGCCGGCATGCTCCGCTCGTTCGACTACGTCGCGGGTTCGCTTCGCCTCGACGATCCCGACCGCTCCGCCGATGCCGTGCTCTCCTGGGCGCGCGACGCCCGCGGAGCGTTCGTGGACGGATACGCGGCATCCGCCGGCGGGCTCGACCCACGGCATCCGCTCCTTGCCGCCCTCGAGCTGGACAAGGCTGTGTACGAGGCGATCTACGAGGCCCGCAACCGGCCGACGTGGGTGGCGATCCCGCTGCGTGCGATCGCTCGACTCGTCGAGCGTCCTGCCCCCGTGGCCTGA
- a CDS encoding phosphocholine cytidylyltransferase family protein: protein MTLQTVILAAGMGSRLGRSLPKPLTELGDGRSIMQQQHDNIRAAFGREAKITTVVGYRAETIVEAFPDVDYVYNDRYDQTNTSKSLLRALSKTGKGGVLWMNGDVVFDPRVLGRAIELIERDQSFVTVNTSKVSDEEVKYTVTPEGYIKELSKIVKGGIGEAVGINYISSGDKKAFMRHLTRVDDQDYFERGLELAIAEDGVLLEPLDISDLYAVEVDFAEDLERANLFV from the coding sequence TTGACCCTTCAGACCGTCATCCTCGCAGCCGGAATGGGCTCGCGCCTCGGCCGCAGCCTGCCCAAGCCCCTCACGGAGCTCGGCGACGGCCGCAGCATCATGCAGCAGCAGCACGACAACATCCGTGCCGCGTTCGGCCGCGAAGCCAAGATCACCACGGTCGTCGGCTACCGCGCCGAGACCATCGTCGAGGCGTTCCCCGACGTCGACTACGTCTACAACGACCGTTACGACCAGACGAACACCTCCAAGAGCCTCCTGCGCGCTCTGTCGAAGACGGGGAAGGGCGGCGTCCTCTGGATGAACGGCGACGTCGTCTTCGATCCGCGCGTGCTCGGCCGCGCGATCGAGCTCATCGAGCGCGATCAGTCGTTCGTCACCGTCAACACCTCCAAGGTGAGCGACGAAGAGGTCAAGTACACCGTCACGCCCGAGGGCTACATCAAGGAGCTCTCGAAGATCGTCAAGGGCGGCATCGGCGAGGCCGTGGGCATCAACTACATCTCGAGCGGCGACAAGAAGGCGTTCATGCGCCACCTGACCCGCGTCGACGACCAGGACTACTTCGAGCGCGGCCTCGAGCTCGCGATCGCCGAGGACGGCGTCCTGCTCGAGCCGCTCGACATCTCGGATCTCTACGCCGTCGAGGTGGACTTCGCCGAGGACCTCGAGCGCGCGAACCTCTTCGTCTGA
- a CDS encoding ATP-binding cassette domain-containing protein, which yields MTASLPVPNDIDPEEPDRHSSARVVRLADSVSPAPEKPRRPPRKPRTDDGSKAGAAPRKKRTPAASKPEPAPTPDPGPPPPLPSDLALAASAAAGIVVPPRPPLPGAHDGALTDAAEAPSPEDSAPVHDDAANAHAAGAPEAEVEREAAVEREAAVEREAAVEREVVVEPEAALEPEAEVAPEAEIAAEPEIAPERATALEAEIAPELAVDRERPTDPEAHAAYATLAETVAVVDAEPVVESAPVAEPAGAVEPAPAIEPSSAPAHLTPAPVAEPEPTTTLDPGALAAAVSPDGAASAVAASGNALVLRGVSKRFGSTHAVDGIDLTIPAGTFYGLVGPNGAGKTTTLSMIAGLLEPDRGTIHVGGVDAAAKPLAAKKLMGVLPDRLRTFDRLTGRQLLYYYGVLRRLPPAIVESRTADLARAFDLEDALGRSVSDYSAGMLKKVMLAGALIHSPRLLVLDEPFEAVDPVSSAIILDILSTYVAHGGTVILSSHGMDLVERVCTRVAVIVAGQVLAEGTVDEVRGELTLEQRFVELAGGLSDVEGLEWLHTFSD from the coding sequence GTGACAGCCTCCCTCCCGGTGCCGAACGACATCGATCCGGAAGAGCCGGACCGTCACTCCAGCGCGCGCGTCGTACGCCTCGCAGACTCGGTCTCACCGGCTCCCGAGAAGCCCCGCCGCCCGCCGCGCAAGCCGCGCACCGACGACGGTTCGAAGGCCGGCGCCGCACCGCGCAAGAAGCGCACGCCGGCTGCCTCGAAGCCGGAGCCGGCGCCGACTCCGGATCCGGGGCCTCCACCGCCTCTTCCGAGCGATCTCGCGCTCGCGGCGAGCGCCGCTGCCGGCATCGTCGTGCCCCCGCGCCCGCCGCTTCCGGGAGCTCACGATGGTGCGCTGACGGATGCTGCGGAGGCTCCCTCCCCCGAAGACTCGGCGCCCGTCCACGATGACGCGGCGAACGCGCACGCCGCCGGCGCGCCCGAGGCTGAGGTCGAGCGCGAGGCTGCGGTCGAGCGCGAGGCTGCGGTCGAGCGCGAGGCTGCGGTCGAGCGGGAAGTCGTGGTCGAGCCCGAGGCTGCGCTCGAGCCCGAAGCCGAGGTCGCCCCCGAAGCCGAGATCGCGGCCGAACCTGAGATCGCGCCCGAACGGGCGACTGCGCTCGAGGCTGAGATCGCACCCGAACTCGCGGTCGACCGCGAACGACCCACCGATCCTGAGGCGCACGCCGCGTACGCGACTCTTGCCGAAACCGTGGCGGTGGTCGATGCTGAGCCCGTGGTCGAGTCCGCGCCCGTGGCCGAGCCCGCGGGGGCGGTCGAGCCCGCGCCGGCGATCGAGCCCTCCTCCGCGCCCGCGCACCTGACGCCCGCACCCGTCGCCGAGCCCGAGCCGACGACGACCCTCGATCCCGGGGCGCTGGCCGCCGCCGTCTCCCCGGACGGCGCCGCATCAGCGGTCGCAGCATCCGGGAACGCCCTCGTGCTGCGGGGTGTCAGCAAGCGCTTCGGCAGCACCCACGCCGTCGACGGCATCGACCTCACGATCCCGGCTGGTACGTTCTACGGCCTCGTCGGCCCCAACGGCGCCGGCAAGACGACGACGCTCTCGATGATCGCGGGCCTGCTCGAGCCTGATCGCGGCACCATCCATGTCGGCGGAGTGGATGCCGCGGCCAAGCCGCTCGCGGCCAAGAAGCTGATGGGTGTCCTGCCCGATCGGCTGCGCACCTTCGACCGCCTCACCGGCCGTCAGCTCCTCTATTACTACGGCGTACTGCGCAGGCTTCCGCCCGCGATCGTCGAGAGCCGCACGGCCGACCTCGCGCGCGCGTTCGATCTCGAGGACGCGCTGGGCCGCAGCGTCTCGGACTACTCCGCGGGCATGCTCAAGAAGGTCATGCTCGCGGGAGCGCTCATCCACTCGCCGCGGCTGCTCGTGCTCGACGAGCCGTTCGAGGCGGTCGATCCGGTCTCGAGCGCGATCATCCTCGACATCCTCTCCACCTACGTCGCGCACGGCGGCACGGTGATCCTCTCGAGCCACGGCATGGACCTCGTCGAGCGCGTCTGCACGCGCGTCGCGGTCATCGTGGCCGGCCAGGTGCTCGCGGAGGGCACCGTCGACGAGGTGCGCGGCGAGCTGACGCTCGAGCAGCGCTTCGTGGAACTGGCCGGAGGGCTCAGCGACGTGGAGGGCCTCGAGTGGCTGCACACATTCTCCGACTGA
- a CDS encoding DUF3039 domain-containing protein codes for MSTPLDSPDQGGIATLDRELEELLKEENIEPGDHERFSHYVKKDKILESAITGKPVRALCGKKWTPGRDPEKFPVCPTCKEIYESLQG; via the coding sequence ATGAGCACCCCGCTGGACAGCCCCGACCAGGGCGGCATCGCGACCCTCGATCGCGAGCTCGAAGAGCTCCTCAAAGAAGAGAACATCGAGCCGGGTGACCACGAGCGCTTCTCGCATTATGTGAAGAAGGACAAGATCCTCGAGTCCGCGATCACCGGCAAGCCGGTGCGCGCGCTGTGCGGCAAGAAGTGGACGCCCGGCCGCGACCCGGAGAAGTTCCCCGTGTGCCCGACCTGCAAAGAGATCTACGAGTCGCTCCAGGGCTGA
- a CDS encoding nicotinate phosphoribosyltransferase — protein sequence MGGSTALLTDRYELTMVDAALRDGTAHRRCVFELFGRRLPGARRFGVVAGTGRLLSLIRDFRFGDEELRFLRDEKVVDAATLDFLEGYRFTGSVAGYREGELYFPGSPILTIEGTFAEAVVLETLALSVLNHDSAIATAAARMSIAAGDRPLAEMGSRRAGESSAVAAARAAYIAGFGATSNLEAGRCWGIPTMGTAAHAWTLLHDTEEDAFRAQIDALGVGTTLLVDTYDIRQGVETAIRVAGTGLGGVRIDSGDLPTVAAEVRAHLDDLGATGTRITVTSDLDEYAIAALAASPVDSYGVGTSVVTGSGTPTAGMVYKLVARQDSDGGWVGVAKASTDKASKGGRKAAFRTLDAGTATSELIVVSDGFEALETASAHPDSRALQVPLVVDGEPDAAYEGPEGVQAARNHHSRVREELPVRALALSRSDPAIPTVYADAE from the coding sequence ATGGGTGGATCGACCGCGCTGCTGACGGATCGCTACGAGCTCACGATGGTCGACGCGGCGCTCCGGGACGGCACCGCCCACCGCCGATGCGTGTTCGAGCTGTTCGGTCGACGCCTCCCCGGCGCCAGGCGGTTCGGCGTCGTCGCGGGAACCGGCCGGCTGCTCTCGCTCATCCGCGACTTCCGGTTCGGCGATGAAGAGCTGCGCTTCCTCCGTGACGAGAAGGTGGTGGATGCCGCGACCCTCGACTTCCTGGAGGGCTACCGGTTCACCGGCTCCGTGGCGGGCTACCGCGAAGGCGAGCTCTACTTCCCCGGCTCTCCGATCCTGACCATCGAGGGAACGTTCGCCGAGGCCGTCGTGCTCGAGACCCTCGCGCTGAGCGTGCTCAATCATGACTCCGCCATCGCGACCGCGGCCGCGCGCATGAGCATCGCCGCCGGCGATCGTCCGCTGGCGGAGATGGGGTCGCGGCGGGCCGGCGAGTCCTCGGCGGTCGCGGCGGCACGTGCGGCCTACATCGCGGGGTTCGGTGCCACCTCGAACCTGGAGGCCGGCCGCTGCTGGGGAATCCCGACGATGGGCACCGCGGCGCACGCATGGACGCTGCTGCACGACACCGAGGAGGACGCGTTCCGCGCGCAGATCGATGCCCTCGGCGTCGGGACGACCCTGCTCGTCGACACCTACGACATCCGTCAGGGCGTCGAGACGGCGATCCGCGTGGCCGGAACCGGGCTCGGCGGGGTCCGCATCGACTCCGGCGACCTGCCGACGGTGGCGGCGGAGGTGCGTGCCCACCTCGACGACCTGGGCGCCACCGGCACGCGCATCACCGTGACGAGCGACCTCGACGAGTACGCGATCGCCGCGCTCGCGGCATCCCCCGTCGACTCGTACGGCGTGGGCACGTCGGTGGTCACGGGATCCGGCACTCCGACGGCCGGGATGGTCTACAAGCTCGTGGCCCGCCAGGATTCGGACGGCGGCTGGGTCGGCGTGGCGAAGGCGTCGACCGACAAGGCGTCGAAGGGCGGCCGCAAGGCAGCCTTCCGCACGCTGGATGCGGGAACCGCGACGAGCGAACTCATCGTCGTGTCGGACGGCTTCGAGGCGCTGGAAACCGCCTCGGCGCATCCCGACTCGCGAGCACTGCAGGTGCCGCTGGTCGTCGACGGTGAACCGGATGCCGCGTACGAAGGCCCGGAGGGCGTCCAAGCTGCGCGGAACCATCACTCGCGCGTACGCGAAGAGCTTCCGGTGCGCGCCCTCGCGCTCAGCCGCTCCGACCCGGCGATCCCGACCGTCTATGCCGATGCCGAGTGA
- the murI gene encoding glutamate racemase, translating to MNDAPIGIFDSGVGGLTVARAVSAQLPRESILYIGDTARSPYGPKPIADVRRYALEVLDDLVAQGVKMLVIACNTASSAMLRDARERYDVPVVEVINPAVRTAMSTTRNGRVGVIGTAGTISSGAYQDMLGVNERLTVFAEPCPRFVEFVEAGVTDSPEVLAVAEEYLAPLRHAGVDTLVLGCTHYPFLEGAISYVMGPDVSLVSSDTETAKDVYRQLVSRDLLAGPDAAPRHVYEATGASAEEFLNLAHRLMGREVSSVRLVQTGAIDLPHASNPARRLG from the coding sequence GTGAATGACGCGCCGATCGGAATCTTCGACTCCGGGGTCGGCGGGCTCACCGTCGCACGCGCCGTCTCGGCCCAGTTGCCACGCGAGTCGATCCTCTACATCGGCGACACCGCTCGCTCGCCGTACGGGCCGAAGCCGATCGCCGACGTCCGCCGCTACGCGCTCGAGGTGCTCGACGATCTCGTCGCGCAGGGCGTGAAGATGCTCGTGATCGCGTGCAACACGGCGTCCTCCGCGATGCTGCGCGACGCACGCGAGCGCTACGACGTGCCGGTGGTCGAAGTCATCAACCCCGCGGTGCGCACCGCGATGTCGACGACCCGCAACGGGCGCGTCGGCGTGATCGGCACCGCCGGCACGATCAGCTCGGGCGCGTACCAGGACATGCTCGGCGTCAACGAGCGCCTCACCGTCTTCGCCGAGCCGTGCCCGCGGTTCGTCGAGTTCGTCGAGGCCGGCGTGACGGACTCGCCCGAGGTCCTGGCGGTCGCCGAGGAGTACCTCGCACCGCTGCGCCACGCGGGCGTCGACACGCTTGTGCTCGGCTGCACGCACTACCCGTTCCTCGAGGGCGCGATCAGCTACGTCATGGGACCCGACGTGAGCCTCGTATCGAGCGACACCGAGACGGCGAAGGACGTCTATCGTCAGCTGGTCTCGCGCGACCTGCTCGCGGGTCCGGATGCCGCCCCCCGCCATGTCTACGAGGCGACGGGCGCGTCCGCCGAGGAGTTTTTGAACCTCGCCCACCGGCTGATGGGTCGCGAGGTCAGCTCGGTGCGCCTCGTGCAGACCGGCGCCATCGACCTGCCTCACGCTTCGAACCCCGCCCGGCGCCTCGGCTGA
- the rph gene encoding ribonuclease PH yields MTDITRADGRSVDQLRPITIERGWSSQAEGSALISFGNTKVLCTASFTNGVPRWLTGKGKGWITAEYAMLPRATNERNDRESVKGKIGGRTHEISRLIGRALRAVVDTKALGENTIVIDCDVLQADGGTRTAAITGAYVALADAIEWGRGRKFIGQKAQVLFDSVAAVSVGIIDGEPMLDLAYVEDVRAETDMNVVVTGRGLFVEVQGTAEGAPFDKRELDALLELGVNGCADLRSHQLAALQPAGE; encoded by the coding sequence ATGACCGACATCACCCGTGCCGACGGCCGCTCCGTCGACCAGCTGCGTCCCATCACGATCGAGCGGGGCTGGTCGAGTCAGGCCGAGGGGTCCGCCCTCATCTCGTTCGGGAACACCAAGGTGCTGTGCACGGCGTCGTTCACGAACGGCGTGCCGCGCTGGCTGACCGGCAAAGGCAAGGGCTGGATCACCGCCGAGTACGCGATGCTGCCGCGCGCCACCAACGAGCGCAACGACCGTGAGAGCGTCAAGGGCAAGATCGGCGGGCGCACGCACGAGATCTCGCGCCTCATCGGACGGGCTCTCCGCGCCGTCGTCGACACCAAGGCCCTCGGAGAGAACACGATCGTCATCGACTGCGACGTGCTCCAGGCCGACGGCGGCACGCGCACTGCGGCGATCACCGGTGCCTACGTCGCGCTCGCCGACGCGATCGAGTGGGGCCGGGGCAGGAAGTTCATCGGCCAGAAGGCGCAGGTGCTTTTCGACTCGGTCGCGGCGGTGTCGGTCGGCATCATCGACGGCGAGCCGATGCTCGACCTCGCGTACGTCGAAGACGTGCGGGCCGAGACCGACATGAACGTCGTGGTCACGGGACGGGGCCTGTTCGTCGAGGTGCAGGGCACCGCCGAAGGCGCGCCGTTCGACAAGCGCGAGCTCGACGCGCTGCTCGAACTCGGCGTCAACGGCTGCGCCGACCTGCGCAGCCACCAGCTCGCGGCCCTGCAGCCCGCGGGGGAGTGA
- the rdgB gene encoding RdgB/HAM1 family non-canonical purine NTP pyrophosphatase, translating to MPQIVLATHNPHKVEEFQAIVAATRPDFEVVGYEGPEPIEDGVTFAENALIKARAAAEHSGLPALADDSGVCVDVLGGSPGVFSAYWAGHAKDAAANLNLLLDQLSDIGDPHRTAQFVSTIALVVPGADGTVREHVVEGVWPGRLATAPSGAGGFGYDPIFVPDGQEPGAERTVGEWTADEKNAASHRSRAFGALATLLAAL from the coding sequence ATGCCCCAGATCGTCCTCGCGACCCACAACCCGCACAAGGTCGAGGAGTTCCAGGCGATCGTCGCGGCCACGCGCCCCGACTTCGAGGTCGTCGGGTACGAGGGGCCCGAGCCGATCGAGGACGGCGTCACGTTCGCCGAGAACGCGCTCATCAAGGCGCGCGCCGCCGCTGAGCACTCGGGTCTGCCGGCCCTCGCCGACGATTCGGGTGTGTGCGTCGATGTGCTCGGCGGATCGCCCGGCGTCTTCTCGGCGTACTGGGCGGGACACGCGAAGGATGCCGCGGCCAACCTGAACCTGCTGCTCGACCAGCTCTCCGACATCGGCGACCCGCACCGCACCGCGCAGTTCGTCTCGACGATCGCGCTCGTCGTGCCCGGGGCCGACGGGACAGTGAGGGAGCACGTGGTCGAGGGGGTCTGGCCGGGGCGTCTCGCGACGGCCCCGTCGGGTGCCGGCGGGTTCGGCTACGACCCGATCTTCGTGCCCGACGGGCAGGAGCCCGGCGCCGAGCGGACGGTCGGCGAGTGGACGGCGGACGAGAAGAACGCGGCATCCCACCGCTCCCGCGCCTTCGGCGCGCTCGCCACGCTTCTCGCCGCCCTCTGA
- a CDS encoding CocE/NonD family hydrolase has protein sequence MKAGVEPVTDRPWRRSGAFAYARHRIARAVRPPVVVAPIGTDVRIRRDVEVPMRDGTLLRANVYLPMTAGPVPAILCAHPYGKDALPRRAGRRYRINPQFRILRQTAAVHISDETSWEAPDPAWWVPRGYAVVNLDVRGAGRSDGVGSLMSDAEAEDVYDAIEWIAAQGWCDGGVAMLGVSYLAISQYKAAALRPPHLRAIVPWEGFTDAYRDFFYPGGVREIGFSRLWTTLVRRSARMSPDLGREAAGRPDDDAWWRSLAPDLGRIDTPMLVCGSFSDHNLHSRGSFRAFVFGGSADRHLFTHRTGKWAAFYGDEAKATQLAFLDTHLRGAASALPRVRLEVRERGDLIHAVRDEEHWPPATRPLLLHLADGGRLSTSPAAGGFVSDAGRRRAARFSWVFQDDAEVTGEASVRLWVSAAVAGPVSIFVGLSKWSGGRFVPFEGSYGFGRDLVTTGLRRLDARTTPTEVEIDFAPSATFFRAGDELRIHVAGRQLSPRNPLTGAFPALYRSSGRTAFALHSDPTRPQVLELPVVERR, from the coding sequence GTGAAGGCCGGTGTCGAGCCAGTGACCGATCGCCCCTGGCGGCGCTCGGGTGCGTTCGCCTATGCCCGTCATCGCATCGCGCGGGCGGTGCGTCCTCCGGTCGTGGTCGCGCCGATCGGCACCGATGTGCGGATCCGGCGCGATGTCGAGGTGCCCATGCGCGACGGGACTCTCCTGCGGGCGAACGTCTACCTGCCGATGACCGCGGGCCCCGTGCCGGCGATCCTCTGCGCGCACCCCTACGGCAAGGACGCGCTCCCGCGACGCGCGGGCCGGCGCTACCGGATCAATCCGCAGTTCCGCATCCTGCGCCAGACCGCGGCCGTGCACATCTCGGACGAGACCAGCTGGGAGGCCCCCGATCCGGCGTGGTGGGTGCCGCGGGGCTACGCCGTGGTCAATCTCGATGTGCGCGGCGCCGGCCGTTCGGACGGCGTGGGCTCGTTGATGAGCGACGCCGAGGCGGAAGACGTCTACGACGCGATCGAATGGATCGCGGCGCAGGGCTGGTGCGACGGCGGGGTGGCGATGCTCGGCGTGTCGTACCTCGCGATCTCGCAGTACAAGGCTGCTGCCCTGCGTCCGCCGCATCTGCGTGCGATCGTGCCGTGGGAGGGCTTCACCGACGCGTACCGCGACTTCTTCTACCCCGGCGGAGTCCGAGAGATCGGATTCTCACGGCTGTGGACGACCCTCGTCCGCCGATCCGCGCGCATGTCGCCGGATCTGGGTCGAGAGGCGGCGGGGCGTCCTGACGACGACGCGTGGTGGCGTTCGCTGGCGCCGGATCTGGGCCGGATCGACACGCCGATGCTCGTCTGCGGCAGCTTCTCGGACCACAACCTGCACTCTCGCGGCAGCTTCCGCGCCTTCGTCTTCGGTGGGTCGGCCGACCGTCACCTGTTCACCCACCGCACCGGCAAATGGGCCGCGTTCTACGGGGATGAAGCCAAGGCGACGCAGCTCGCGTTCCTCGACACGCACCTGAGGGGTGCGGCGTCCGCGCTGCCGCGCGTGCGGTTGGAGGTGCGCGAACGCGGCGATCTGATCCATGCGGTCCGCGATGAGGAGCACTGGCCGCCCGCGACCCGGCCGCTGCTGCTCCACCTCGCTGACGGAGGTCGCCTCTCGACGTCGCCGGCGGCCGGCGGGTTCGTCTCGGACGCGGGCCGACGACGCGCCGCGCGGTTCTCGTGGGTGTTCCAGGACGACGCCGAGGTCACCGGCGAGGCGAGCGTGCGGCTGTGGGTGAGCGCCGCGGTCGCCGGCCCGGTCTCGATCTTCGTCGGGCTCTCGAAATGGAGCGGTGGGCGATTCGTTCCGTTCGAAGGCTCGTACGGATTCGGTCGGGACCTCGTCACGACCGGGCTTCGCCGGCTCGACGCGCGCACCACTCCCACGGAGGTCGAGATCGACTTCGCTCCGTCAGCGACGTTCTTCCGCGCCGGCGACGAACTGCGCATCCATGTCGCGGGCCGGCAGCTCTCTCCCCGAAATCCGCTGACGGGCGCGTTCCCCGCCCTCTACCGGTCCAGCGGGCGGACCGCCTTCGCGCTGCACTCCGATCCCACTCGTCCGCAGGTGCTGGAACTGCCCGTCGTGGAACGGCGCTGA